A region of the Candidatus Methylomirabilis oxygeniifera genome:
TGCCTCGGAAGTGTGGATAATCATCACGCCAGCCTACTGGATTCCGGCAATGAGCGTTGGGTAAGAAGATCGTCGTCCGACAGGGACCAAAAGGGTCCGATTCGGCAGAAGGAGGAGTCGTATGCATGTCACACTTGAACAGGCAGAGAAGGCAATTGCGGCAGCCATCGACAAGGCCAAAGAGCTTGGGACGTGTATGGATATTGCCGTCGTGGACTCAGGCGCCAACTTGAAGGCGTTCGTCCGGATGGACGATGCGTGGGTCGGGAGCATCGACATCGCCTTCAAAAAGGCGAAAACCGCGTGCTTCTTTGCGATGCCGACAGGACAGATCGGCAAGCTGTCCCAGCCCGGCGGCCCGCTCTACGGGATTGAGCACAGTAACGATGGGCTCATCACCTTTCCCGGCGGGCTGCCGATTGTCAACACGGATGGAGTCCTGATCGGGGCGATCGGGGTCAGCGGCAGCACGGTGGAGCACGATCATCTCGTGGCCCAGGCCGGCGTCAAGGTAATTGGTCTTGCCGATCTCCCGGTACACCCATGGCGGACATAGGATTCCTCTCCCCGCCTGGAGAGAAGATCGCGGTGATGGGGAGCCAACGTACCGATCTGCAATCTCATTGACGCGCCGTCGGTGCATGAGGCATCACCTGATTGCGAGTTTCCCTTTATGGTCGAGCGGACTGATCCACGGGAACCTGGTGCAGCCGAACGCGAAGACTCCGGAACGCTCTGCCAGAAACTCAATGGTAATTTCCTGCCCCGGCTCGAGATAGCGCCTGACCTCCAGGTCGGGGATTGAAAACACATGCCTGGCGCCATCGCTGCGAATCGCGACCTTGACCAACGCCGACCTCCCTTCTCGATCCACCGCGACGACAGAGGGCTCACAGCGATAGTTCCGGGCGATCATCGTAAAAGACAGTCGTTTCGCCTCTACAGGGATACCGGCGGGAGGGGAGATTTCAGGGAAGACGGTCGCGCACCCTGTCATGACCACGACCGGGATCGCCAGTGGCCAGATTCGGAATCGGCGTATGAGCGTGCTGATTGAAAACCTTCCTATGCTTCGCATCGTGCTATCGCACAATACCATAGGGTTGCAAAGGTTTTCAAGTGCGGCGACGAACGAGACTTCACAAAACTGCAGAAAGCTCCTATGATAACCTAGGGCTGTTGAAGCCGCCCCCTCTCAAAGCGACCATGACACAAACAAGAATATTAATTGCAGACGACGAACCTGCGTCCAGAGCCGGCCTCCAAGAGCTCCTCGCAAGCTGGGGATACGAGGTCACCGCTGCTGCTGACGGTCAGGAGGCCCTGGAGAAGGCCTCTGAACTCCAACCGTCTCTCATTATCGCCGATCTCATCATGCCGAAAATGGACGGCATCGCTCTCCTTCGCGCCCTCAAGAGCGATGCGATCCTTCCATCGCTGATCATTCTGACCGGCCAGGGGACCATCGAGACTGCGGTCCGGGCTATGCAAGAGGGAGCCTACGACTACCTGACCAAACCGGTCGATATCGGGCGGCTCCGCGTCCTTGTGGAGAAGGCCCTCGAACGTGGAGCGGTATTGAAGGAGGTCAAGCTACTGCGTCACCAGGTTCGTCATCTCGGCCGGTTTGGACAGTTGGTCGGCGAGACGTCCGCCATGAAGGAGGTCTACCGACTGCTTGAATTGGCGGCGCCCAGCGCTGCGCCCGTCTTCATCTGGGGAGAGAGCGGAACAGGAAAGGAGCTGGCGGCCAGAACGATTCACGATCTCTCTCCACGGAAACAGAGCCCTTTCGTCCCGATCAACTGTGCCGCTATCCCGGAGACGCTGTTGGAAAGTGAGATTTTTGGCCACGAGAAGGGAGCCTTTACCGGCGCTACCGAGCGAAGAATGGGATATTTTGAGCTGGCCGACAGCGGAACTATTTTTCTTGATGAAATTGCGGAGATGAAGGTCTCCACCCAGGCGAAGTTTCTCAGGATCCTCCAGGAGGGAACCTTCCGCCGCCTGAGCGGAAGCAAAGAGATCCGCGTTGATGTCCGGGTGGTCGCCGCGACAAATAAAAACCCGGCGCAAGCAGTTCAGGATGGTCTCATCCGTGAGGATCTCTATTATCGGCTGAACGTGTTCAACATTCAACTACCTCCTCTTCGGGAACGGCGCGAGGATCTTCCTCTCCTCATTCGATCGTTCCTTGAGGAGTTCAAGAGGAAATACGATACGGCAGTACGCAGCGTAGGCGCAGGGTCGCTCACCCTGCTGACCGAATACGATTGGCCCGGAAATGTTCGGGAGCTTCGAAATGTGCTGGAGCGGGCCGTCCTCGTGGCCCAGAGCAACACAATCACCCCAGATGATCTGCCGCCGAACTTTCCGAGTCACCGTCGTCGGTCAATCCGGGAGCCTGATCTTTCCGTCGGAATCACAATCGATGCGGCAGAACAAGCCCTGATTCTCGCAACACTGGAACGAACACACCAGAACAAGACTAAGGCTGCGGAGATTCTTGGGATCAGTCTAAAGACGCTGCATAATAAGTTGACCCGCTATCGCGAAGAGGCCTCCTCGCCGGCGGATCCGCGGGAATAGGTTCACATGTCGTTCGGCCTCCGAGGCAAAGCGGTCCTCGGCATCAGTCTTCTGGTCTTCCTGATCGTCTCACTTACGGTGGTCGTTCACCTCTCCACCACCACCCGCTTGGTTGTTCAGCATGCGGCGGAAAAGGGCGCCATACAGGCACAGCACATCTTCTCCGGAAGCACCCGGGTCATGGCTCGCGCGCAGAGGAGCCGTTTAGGGGATGCGTTGCGCAACGATCGAGAACTCCGCGCGCTTCTCGACGCCAGCATCGGCTATTCCCCGCACTTGGTCTATGCCATGATTACCGACCGCTCGGATACGGTCCTCATGCACAGTCAGCGTTCCCGTGAAGGAAACAAGGTCCCACCCAGACCGAAGATTGAACAGTTGATGGCGATCAACCCTCTTCGTCAGCTCGCGGTACTGGCCGGCCAGCACCAGGTACTTGAGACCGTCCTGCCGCTCAGCCTCAACGATCGGCCTTTCGGGGCAATTCGGCTTGGATTGGCCGGCGGTCTCCTCTGGCGCGAACTCTTGCCCGCGGTTCGGCAAAGTGTGCTGCTGGCACTACTCGCTTTCCCGCTCGCCTGGATCGTCGCCCTTGTCCTGTCGAACCTGGTGGTCGCGTCGTTGCGTCAGATTGCCCAAGGCGTTGATCGGATGGCACGCGGCGAGTTTGACACAGTCTTTACGTCCGACCGCGACGACGAGGTAGGACAGATTGCGGCAAAGCTCAATCTCCTGGGGCGGCAGGTCCAGGAAGACCGATCCTCCCTGATCAGCGAAAAGGTCAGATTGGAAGGGATCGTTCACCGTCTGGAAGACGCCATCATCCTGCTGAATAGCGAACAGGCTATCATCTTCGCCAACCCCGCCGCCGAGATCCTGCTGGTCCGTCCACTCGTGCATGCTGTCGGTCAATCGCTGGCACATATCCTGGGGGAGACTCACCCATTAGTCGCGGCAACGGTCGAGAGTTTCCAGCGGCAAGCGCCCGTGCGAAACCTGACGCTTCAAATGAGGGAACACCGCGACGTCCCTTTAGATGTCCTAGCCTCCATCTACCCGGTGCTCGATAAGGATGGTATCGTCGGGGGAATGATCCTTCTCAAAAATACCGAACCACTCCGCCAGATCCAGTCACTCGTAGACTATTCCAGAAAGCTGGCCGACCTTGGGAGGCTCACCTCTGGGGTGGCCCATGAAATCAAGAATCCGTTGAACGCCATGATCATTCACTTAGAGCTGTTGAAACAGAAATTGAACGATCCTTCGGAGACGGTGGCGAAGAGTCTGGAATTTCTCGGGGGAGAGGTTCATCGCCTTGATCGTATGGTGCAAGGCTTTCTCCGATTTGTCCGTCCTCAAACGCTTGCGCTTCGACCCATGAGCCTCAATACCCTCCTCCAGGAAGTCGTCCGGTTGGCTGAGGCGCAAGGAGCGCATGCCGGGGTGACGTTTGTACTTCGCCTCGACGGCACGATCCCTCCGATCAATGGCGATCATGAGCTGCTTCGACAGGCCTTCCTCAACCTGGTCCTGAATGCGTGCCAGGCAATGCCGGATGGAGGAGCGGTCACCCTTGCCACGGATCGGAGCGCTGAGGGTGCCATCCGCGCCCACGTCATCGATCACGGCATAGGGATTCCCGCGGAAGACCTCGACAAGATATTCCGTCTTTACTACACTACCAAGCCGGACGGGAACGGGATCGGGCTGTCGTTGGTGTACCGAATCGTTCAGATGCACGGCGGCAGCGTCGAGGTCGACTCGAAGGTAGGACAGGGAACAACAATGGCGGTCACTTTTCCTGTAGCCTGATCCATAGTGAAAGAGATCTTAGCGGCAACGTTCCGAATAATCGTCACGTTTCTATGCCTCATGCTGACGGCGGGTTGCACTCAGCTTAAGGCGGTATTCACACCAACCCGTTCGCCCTCAGGCGCCGGGCGCCCGGCGCGTCAGACACTACCACCAGGGTCTGCGCATCCGGCGCGTCAGGAGCCATCGCCGCGGCTGGCTCCCCAGGTAAGCTCTGATCGGGAAAAGCAACTGACGGAGGAGATCAATACAACGATCCAGGAGGTCGAACGGGCCCTTCTGTCGGTCGATCAGCGGAAACTGAAGGCCGACCAGACGGAGACGTACCAGACTGTTCAGAGCTTTCTTGCCCAGGCCAGGAAGGCACTCACCGACAAGGACCTCCAGAGGGCAATGAACTTAGCTCAGAAGGCACACATCCTTTCCGACGAACTCGCCAATATGGTCCATTAATCGGCACAACGTCCCTTCTCCCACCGGACTTGGCCCTGCGCCTTATTTCAGGCGCAATAATGCGGGCAGGGCAGCCGCTTTCGCGTGTCTCCGCCTCATTAACCCAGGAAGAAATTACTCGCCACCCCCCATACTTTCGACTCTTCCTAAGAAACGATTAAGGTTATCAGACATTGATGCGGTAATGTAACTTACCGCATTTACAATGGTTGCACGTTTTTTGAATCACGGTCGGATTCCTGGCATACCGCTTGCTCCCTTTCCATTCTGAAGAAAGGAGATGGGGCGGTGAGCGCACGACAATTGCATTGTACAGGACAGAAGGTGCTCGTCGTAGATGACGATTCATCCTTCAGGGAACTCCTGACCGAGCTTCTAGAAACGGCAGGCTACCACGTGTGGACTGCTCAAGACGGCCTGGCCGGCCTTCATGCCCTACACAACGGTCCATTCGATCTCATCCTGGTGGACTACCGAATGCCTGGAATGACCGGCCTCGACATGGCCGCACACATACGGAGGTCCGATACCGTGACTCCGATCATCCTTATCACGGGCGACTATTACATGCTTGACCCTGAGATCGTGACGCGGGCCGGGGTGACAAAGGTACTGCCGAAACCTCTTAAGATTAATGAGTTCTTAAACGTCTGTTCAATCGGAAAGCAACAATACAAATATGAACCATGCCTCGACAATCCGAGCAGAGGAGGGAGCTGGGATGCGTAGGACATTGTCCAAAGGGATTGCATTAGGGGCGCTGGTACTCGCGCTCACCACAGGGTGCGCCGGGATGTCGACACGCCAGCAACGTGCCTTGAGCGGCGGTGCCATCGGCGCGGCCGGCGGCGCAGCGATTGGGGCAATGGCCGGCAGCCCGACAACGGGCGCCATCGTGGGTGGCGCGGTAGGAACGGCGACAGGCGCCCTGTGGGACGATATCAAGAAATCGCTGAAGTAAGCATTACGGACTGACCCCGCACCCCCGGTCGGTCAGTCGTGACGGCCTCTCTGATCGGACTTCCCGTCCCGCATCAGAGAGGCCGTCTTCTTTCCTCAATCCCCTCTATCAATCCGGCCTATCTCGTCTTTCCGATCTGTTTCGTCGTTTGGTCCGGACCAAATGGACCAACTGGATGATTTTCCGTGCAAAGCGTGCCGATAAGCTGAGTGAAGATCATAGGCTTTTCCGATTTGACTTATCGGATATAAGCTGCGTAGTCTTACAAAAGGTTCGTCTCGCATTGAAGACGGGATCGCATATTCAGCCATCAGGAGGGTTGCCATGGGTCGGCGGTGGACCCTTGCCGGGTTATCAGGTGTGATAGCGCTTGTAGCGTGCCTCGGACTGCTTGGCCCTGCCTGGTCCGAGACGCCAAAGGTGTTGCGGGTGTCGGCCATCCCGGACGAGAATCCTACCGAGTTGATGCGGATCTACACCCCTTTCGCCGAGTATCTGAGCAAAGAGCTGGGCATCCCGGTCAAATATATCCCCGTGGTGGACTACGCCGCAACCGTCGAGGCCCTGGCGGCGAAGAAACTGGACATGGTGTGGTACGGCGGGTTCACCTTTGTCCAGGCTCGAAAGCGGACAGGCAATGCGATCCCGGTGGTAAGTCGAGAGGAGGATCTGCGTTTTCACAGTAAATTTATTACCAGGCCGGACACCGGCATCAAGACCCTGGCCGACCTGAAGGGCAAGAGCTTTTCATTCGGAAGTGTCAGTTCGACATCAGGCCATCTCATGCCGCGCTATTTCCTGCTGCAGAATGGGATTGACCCGGAAAAAGATTTTGCCACATTCAGCTTCAGCGGGGCTCACGATGCGACAGCGCTATGGGTAGAGAGCGGGAAGGTTGACGCCGGAGCTTTAAACGAAGCGGTGTGGGACAAGCTGGTTCAGGCCAAGAAGGTCGATCTCAACAAGGTGCAGGTCTTCTGGACGACGCCCCCCTATATCGACTATGTCTGGACGGTGCGAGGCGATCTGGACAGCAGTCTCGTCGAAAAGATTGCCGCAGCCTTCACCAGGCTGAACTACAGCATTCCAGCGGACAAAGCATTGATGGACCTTCAGCGAACGAAGCGATACGTCCGCGTCAAGGCCGAGCAGTTCAAGCCCGCTGAAGAGGCGGCCATTGCTGCCGGGCTGCTTCAATAGCGCCCTCCGAACCGATGTACATACTCGATCGCGTCTCGAAGGTATTCGCCGGTCGGACGATCGCCGTGCACGAGCTTGATCTGAAGGTCCGAAAGGGCGAGCGGGTGGCGTTCATCGGCCCGAGTGGAGCCGGCAAGACCACGCTGTTCCGAATGTTGAATCTGACCATTCCCCCAACCTCCGGGACCCTTCTGTTCGACGGACTGGATGTCGGTTGCTTCTCAGGACGGCGGTTGCGAGAGGTTCGATGTCGAATCGGAACGATCTACCAGCAACACAACCTCGTCCCTCGCCTGCAGGTCGTTCATAATGTACTTTCAGGCAAACTTGGTGCCTGGTCCATCTGGCAGGCCGCGCGCTCGCTGATCCGGCCGACCGAGATCGAGCTTGCCTCTGAGGCACTCACGCAGGTCGGCATTTCCGACAAACTGTACGAGCGGACCGAAACATTATCGGGCGGCCAACAGCAGCGCGTGGCGATCGCCCGGACGCTGGTACAAAATCCGGAGGTGATCCTGGCCGATGAGCCGGTTTCTTCAGTCGATCCTGCGTTGGCCACCGGGATCGTTAAGCTATTGATCGAGCTCAGCCAGACCACTCGCAAAACCCTGATCATGAACCTCCACAGCGTGGATCTGGCACTGGCCCACTTCCCCAGAGTGATCGGGCTCAAGGAAGGAAAGATCCTGTTCGACCTGCCGGCCCCGGCGGTGACAGACGACCATCTGGCAGCCCTCTATGCCGGGAATCAGACCCCACCAGCCGAAGAGGAGGCCCCCAGCCGTGCAGCGCAACGATCCCTCTACTCCTGCCAGCCTCACCTTACCAACTAGGCGCTTCTCCAATCTTCAGATTGCCTGTTCCGCCCTGTTCGTCCTGACGTTTCTGGGAAGCTACAGGCTTGCCCAGGTGAAGCCGCTTTTGCTCTTCGAATCTGAGGGACGCCGGAACATCTGGAAGTTCGTGACCGGCATGTTCCCGCCGGACCTGTCCTGGAACTTCCTGAGTCTGCTGGGTCGCCCGATCCTGGAAACCTTTCAGATCTCCCTGATGGGAACCTTCATTGCCGTAGTCATCAGCTTCCCTCTTGGCCTCCTGGCGACAAGTTCGCTGACCTTTACAGGCATTCTGAACGAACGAGAGCTGGCCGGCTCTCGCCATCGCGCAATCCTCCGAAAGGGATCGTATCTGCTGGCCAGGGCGGTCCTCAGCCTGTTTCGGACCATTCCTGAATTCGTGTGGGCCTTCATGTTTGTCCGAGCCGTCGGGCTGGGACCGTTTCCCGGTGTCCTGGCGATCGGGATCGCCTATGCGGGAATGCTCGGGAAGGTCTACTCGGAGATCCTGGAGCATGTAAATCCAGGACCGTTGGAAGCGCTCCAGGCGACTGGCGCCTCTCGGCTCACCATCCTCCTGTACGGCCTGTTGCCACAAGCCTTACCGAACCTGGTCTCCTACACCCTCTATCGTTGGGAATGCGCCATTCGGGCATCCGCGATTTTGGGTTTCGTAGGCGCGGGGGGAATCGGCCAGCAGCTTGAGATCTCGATGCGGATGTTTCAGTTTGACCAGGTCATGACCCTAATCGCGATCCTGTTCGTGATGGTGGTAGGGGTTGATACTTTGAGCGCGAGGGTGAGAAGTATCATCCTCAGTCGATCGAGCGTCTAATGGCAGAGATTCCTACGCATAGGGTGAGACCGGCATCAGCACAGGAGCGCAATCCTCTCTCCGCCCGCAACCTGACGATCCTGGCGGGCTTTCTCGCCCTCATGGTCTGGAGCTATGTGGGAACGGAGTTCTCGCTGCGCGAACTGCTGGGCGGTGAGAGCGCAGCCCAGATCCTGACCTATGCCAAGAAGCTCTTTCCGCCTGACCTTTCTCCGGACTTCCTGCTCAAGACCGGCTACTGGGCACTCGAGACCTTCGCCATGTCGTTTCTCGGGACGATCCTGGCGGTCGTGATCGCCTTCGGCCTGGTCTTTTTCTCCAGTCGTAATCTGATGTTCACCGGGCTGATGTTTGAGATGGAGCGGCGCCGTCCGTGGATTCGAGCGCTCCGCACCACCCTGTACCTCAGCGCCAAGGCCGCCCTCAACCTCCTCCGGACCGTCCCTCACCTGGTCTGGGCGCTGATCCTGGTTTTTGCGGTCGGCCTCGGCCCGTTCCCAGGGATGCTCGCCCTGGGGATTCACACGGGCGGAGTCCTGGGCAGGCTGTTTGGGGAGGTGATGGAGAACGTCGAGACCCAACCGATTGAGGCGTTGCAGGCGACCGGCGCCAGCCGATTGCAGATCCTGCTCTACGGCATCCTCCCCCAGGTCCTACCGGAGTTTGTCGCCTACACGTTGTACCGATGGGAGGTAAACATCCGGGAGGCAATTATCCTGGGCTACGTCGGGGCGGGGGGGCGTCGGTCAGCAGATTCAGATCGCTATCAGTCTCTTCCTGGAGCACCGGCTACTCACGCTCATCATCGCGATCTACCTGATCGTCGCGATTGTGGATGCCCTCAGCGCCTATCTGAGAAGCCGCCTGGTCTGATCCTCGGCCTACCGCCGCGCAAGACCGCCGAGACCCCCCAGCCGGAAATCACCGTGTCGTCAAGCGCGGTGGCTACACCCGGTCCAGCGGGCAATGAGGCGGAGGAGGCAACTCGACCTTCACCACATCTCCCGGCCGTACTACCCCGCCGGTCCGCACTATCCCCATGATGCCGGCCTTTCGGATCAGTCGCCCGGACTCGTCCCGGCCCAGCACCGCTGCCATCAGTCCAGGCCGGAAAGCATCGAGCTGGGCGCATGGGGTGCGTAACCCGGTGACCTCGACAACCGCCTCCTGGCCGAGTCGAAGCAGGGTACCGGTCGGCAGGGCGAGCAGGTCGATGCCGCGGGTGGCAATATTTTCGCCCATCTGCCCGGGGGACACGTCGAATCCCGCGGCCCGCAGTTCGTCGTGCAGTTCGGTATGGATCAGGTGGACCTGCCTCAGGTTCGGCTCGGTTGGGTCGACCGCCACCCGCGAGCGGTGTTTGACCGTTCGTCCGAGGTGGGCGTCGCCTTCCACGCCGAGGCCTTCAAGCAGGCGAATGGCGTCCAACGGCGGCTTGCCGAACGAGTGCGTCGAACTGCAGCACACCGCCACTACTTCACACATCGGTCGGCTCTCACCGTCCGACATCACAGTTCACTGGTATCAGGAGCTATTTCTTTTCCTCCGGCGGACAGTTAAATTCGAAGATATGAAGGTTCCCGCCGTTCCATTGTGTCACCTTTGCGCTTCCCGCACCCTCCGGCTTTTCGGGGCGGAGAGGATGGCCTTTACCAAACTCAACGGTCGGCGTCTCGGACAGCAGCACAAGTTGTCTGTCGTTGGCCCGGACCTGAAAGGTGGCTTTCCAACTGCTGTCACCCATTTTTTCGACGCGCAATTTCAGTTTAGGGCAGTCGTCGGTTGTAATGGGAACAATGATCTTGGCTCCGCCCCAGGGCGCCCTCTTGTAATTATATGAGTTCTCTTTGAGTTGCCAGTTGCCGAAGTGCCAGCCGGAATCGTAGACGACGATCTTATCGTCCTTCAGTACCTGAAAATTGATCGGTTCGCCTTTGTCTTTGGCATCGTCCTTGG
Encoded here:
- a CDS encoding conserved protein of unknown function (Evidence 4 : Homologs of previously reported genes of unknown function), giving the protein MMSDGESRPMCEVVAVCCSSTHSFGKPPLDAIRLLEGLGVEGDAHLGRTVKHRSRVAVDPTEPNLRQVHLIHTELHDELRAAGFDVSPGQMGENIATRGIDLLALPTGTLLRLGQEAVVEVTGLRTPCAQLDAFRPGLMAAVLGRDESGRLIRKAGIMGIVRTGGVVRPGDVVKVELPPPPHCPLDRV
- a CDS encoding exported protein of unknown function (Evidence 5 : No homology to any previously reported sequences), coding for MLKYMTIGAVAGVLLLGSFQAALATNIADLIFEINTKDDAKDKGEPINFQVLKDDKIVVYDSGWHFGNWQLKENSYNYKRAPWGGAKIIVPITTDDCPKLKLRVEKMGDSSWKATFQVRANDRQLVLLSETPTVEFGKGHPLRPEKPEGAGSAKVTQWNGGNLHIFEFNCPPEEKK